One Aneurinibacillus migulanus genomic region harbors:
- a CDS encoding FtsX-like permease family protein → MSFNHIVIQNILRDKWTYISYFLSSVFSILVFFLFSVTAFHPMLKEMDTNSTLGITMILASFIVYIFSFVFIIYSLFAFLKKKTKNLGIFMITGASMKQVRKMVFRENMLIAGVAIITAIAFGLIIAPLFLMVAKKVLQANSFGMYVPVQAIALTVVLFAILFFIVSKFMTRFINKEEAVHLLKTDVTQEKLIAPAPWRLILSLSVSGFLLLSLKMNMGWIESIGMFYYIALFISLLLAIYFIVMQGTLLAILLLQKRPSYFQKTNILFVSNLEAKGRSHAHVIYLLTVLLLGVFVCTSVLYSSYYNVKENTEALYPYSYQYISLPENTLEDEQKDITFIETTLSKAGNYDAYYSEFKTDEKRRIAFMSVTNYNSLGLHEKISLKKNEYYVVAGNEGVLPSTETIHEYLLTKPHYAGLEKQNIFSTGLQNVYYIVPDAVYETIDYPVYKVFAYELENWTEKIDVAKTLASGVPIDLDVHLIASKIELYNAEKSVKSIMFFIGFMLSLIFLSAAMSILYFYLQTSLEGEKKKYAGIRKIGLSVKEIASVVTRELATLIFIPFTFASIILFVAMLSMRHYISMTFYQMTAIGVGVFLLLFVISFCIIRWGYLNKLVKES, encoded by the coding sequence ATGAGCTTTAATCACATTGTCATTCAAAATATTTTACGTGATAAATGGACATATATTTCTTACTTTTTAAGTAGTGTCTTTTCTATTTTAGTATTTTTCTTATTTTCGGTTACAGCATTTCATCCCATGTTAAAGGAAATGGACACAAATAGTACACTCGGTATTACAATGATTCTTGCCAGCTTTATTGTTTATATTTTTTCATTCGTTTTTATTATTTATTCGCTGTTTGCATTTTTAAAGAAGAAAACAAAAAATCTAGGCATCTTTATGATTACTGGGGCATCCATGAAGCAAGTACGCAAGATGGTTTTTAGAGAAAATATGCTTATTGCTGGTGTAGCAATTATAACAGCAATTGCATTTGGTCTTATCATCGCACCCTTGTTTTTAATGGTCGCAAAAAAAGTGTTGCAGGCTAATAGCTTTGGCATGTATGTTCCAGTACAAGCAATTGCATTAACGGTGGTGCTATTTGCCATTTTATTCTTTATCGTTTCTAAATTTATGACACGCTTTATTAACAAAGAGGAGGCTGTCCATCTGTTAAAAACAGATGTCACACAGGAAAAATTAATTGCGCCTGCTCCATGGAGACTGATTTTATCGTTATCCGTAAGCGGCTTCCTATTACTATCCCTAAAAATGAACATGGGTTGGATCGAATCCATTGGAATGTTCTATTACATCGCACTATTTATCAGTTTACTACTTGCTATTTACTTTATTGTAATGCAGGGAACATTGTTGGCAATTCTTCTATTGCAAAAACGGCCATCATATTTTCAAAAAACAAATATACTTTTTGTCTCCAACTTAGAGGCGAAAGGGCGTTCACATGCACATGTCATTTATTTATTAACTGTATTATTACTTGGTGTGTTTGTTTGTACAAGTGTGCTCTATAGTTCATATTATAACGTAAAAGAAAATACAGAAGCATTGTATCCCTATAGCTATCAATACATCTCACTTCCAGAAAATACGTTAGAAGATGAACAGAAAGATATCACTTTTATAGAAACGACCCTATCTAAAGCAGGTAACTACGATGCATACTATTCGGAATTTAAGACGGATGAAAAGCGCCGGATCGCCTTCATGTCAGTGACAAATTATAATTCACTCGGCTTGCATGAGAAGATTAGTCTAAAAAAGAACGAATATTATGTTGTAGCAGGTAATGAAGGCGTACTGCCGAGTACGGAAACAATACACGAATATCTGCTTACAAAACCTCACTATGCTGGGCTTGAAAAACAAAACATTTTTTCGACTGGCTTGCAGAATGTGTATTATATTGTCCCAGATGCGGTTTATGAAACAATCGATTATCCGGTATATAAAGTATTTGCATATGAACTTGAAAATTGGACAGAGAAGATTGATGTGGCTAAAACCCTTGCATCAGGGGTTCCCATAGATCTCGATGTTCATTTAATTGCCTCTAAAATTGAATTATATAATGCGGAGAAGTCTGTGAAGAGCATCATGTTCTTTATCGGTTTTATGCTTAGCCTGATTTTTTTGAGCGCAGCAATGAGTATTCTTTATTTCTACCTGCAAACGTCGCTTGAAGGAGAAAAGAAAAAGTATGCGGGCATTCGAAAAATCGGTCTTTCTGTTAAAGAAATAGCCTCTGTTGTGACGAGGGAACTGGCCACTTTAATTTTTATCCCGTTTACATTTGCATCTATCATTTTATTTGTAGCCATGTTGAGTATGCGCCATTATATTTCAATGACATTTTATCAGATGACAGCGATTGGCGTAGGGGTATTTTTACTTCTGTTTGTTATAAGTTTTTGCATCATTCGATGGGGGTATTTGAACAAACTTGTGAAGGAATCATGA
- a CDS encoding class I SAM-dependent methyltransferase yields MKQNKYDDPNFFSAYEQMPRSVKGLEGAGEWHILKELIPKLKDKNVLDLGCGFGWHCRYAREQQASSVIGVDISEKMLQKAREMTNDPLISYLKAPIEDIDFSKSQFDVVISSLAFHYIKSFKSICEKVYDCLKPGGIFVFSVEHPIFTSRNEQDWYYDEQGNRLHWPVDNYQIEGLRETSFLNENVTKYHRTISTYINDLIDTGFIIKAVKESVPSNEMLKSIPEMKDETRRPMFLMVSAEKENS; encoded by the coding sequence ATGAAACAAAATAAATATGATGATCCAAACTTCTTTTCTGCGTATGAACAAATGCCACGATCAGTTAAAGGTCTTGAAGGTGCTGGAGAATGGCATATATTAAAAGAGTTAATACCAAAACTAAAAGATAAAAATGTACTCGACTTAGGTTGCGGTTTCGGTTGGCATTGCCGATATGCTCGTGAGCAGCAAGCAAGTTCTGTAATAGGTGTAGATATTTCTGAAAAAATGCTTCAAAAAGCCCGCGAAATGACAAATGATCCTTTAATTTCGTATTTAAAAGCGCCGATTGAAGACATCGATTTTTCAAAATCACAATTTGATGTGGTCATCAGTTCGTTGGCTTTTCACTATATTAAGTCATTTAAATCAATCTGCGAAAAGGTTTATGATTGTCTAAAGCCTGGGGGGATTTTTGTTTTCTCAGTTGAACATCCAATTTTTACTTCTCGGAATGAACAAGATTGGTATTATGATGAACAGGGAAATCGTCTGCATTGGCCAGTTGACAATTATCAAATAGAAGGATTACGTGAAACATCCTTCTTAAATGAGAATGTTACAAAATACCATCGTACGATTTCAACATATATTAATGACTTAATTGACACTGGTTTTATTATAAAAGCAGTAAAGGAATCAGTTCCTTCTAATGAAATGTTAAAGAGTATTCCTGAAATGAAAGATGAGACTCGAAGACCTATGTTTTTAATGGTCTCGGCAGAAAAGGAAAATAGCTGA